Within the Deltaproteobacteria bacterium genome, the region AATCAGGTATTGCCTTTCAAAATTTCATCCGGTAATAACGACCGTATCCTATCCCTTACTCGGCGAGCCATTTCCACTGCTCCCGAAGCCTCTTCTTCGGTAATCGGGTCCCAATTCCCCGGGTACCTCCCCTCGATCGAATAACGGTTCAACGGAAGAACCTGATCCGGAGGAAGATCGAGTGCAGTATGATGGCAGGCAAGATCAAGCAGCACGCGCAGGTCGTGTGTCCTGGGATATGAAATCCCATGCAGGACGAGGATGCCTTTCAGATACTTTTCGACGCATTGCTGGCTATGAAAACAAACGACCTCCGCGAGCCCTTCACATACCAATTGCATATTATGTTTTGCCGCGGTCAGATCATGTTCCGCTTTCTCGACCCAGAGAAACACCTCGTGAACGATTTCAGGCCGCACGTTCATAAATAACCTTACCTTCGCGAATCGCCTCGCGGATGATGGTTCCCACGCAATCCTGGTATATCTCAACTTCCTCGGGGGTCACGACGATTATGTCTGTCGGTATCGGTATTCCTACAAGTAGCAAATCGATCTCGACTGCAGTCATTCGCTTGGAACCCGTTACATTCATGACGATCAACAGATCGGCATCGCTGTCCGCTGTCTGCTTGCCACGTGCATACGAACCGAACAAAATGATTTTTTCCGGCCGAAAACGCTCCGTTATACGCTCCACGATCTTCTGAAGAACAACCTTTATTTCCGTCTCGGTCACGATCTCAACCCTTCTCCTCAACCCAAGGCAAGTGCACTACCAGGCTGCGCTAAATCCCGACGTCTTCTTACGATACGCTTTGATGGATTATAGGCGGATTCGGCGGCATCATCTATATCCAAAAACCAGGATACTGCATGGAAGGGCAACCGCCGGCACAGGCGCCTTACCCCAGCACCCCCTGGGCGCGCAGTTCCGCGACAAGCTTGCGGATCGCCTGGCCGCGGTGGCTGATCCTGTTCTTCTCCTCGGTGGATAGCTCG harbors:
- a CDS encoding HEPN domain-containing protein, which produces MNVRPEIVHEVFLWVEKAEHDLTAAKHNMQLVCEGLAEVVCFHSQQCVEKYLKGILVLHGISYPRTHDLRVLLDLACHHTALDLPPDQVLPLNRYSIEGRYPGNWDPITEEEASGAVEMARRVRDRIRSLLPDEILKGNT
- a CDS encoding nucleotidyltransferase domain-containing protein, with product MTETEIKVVLQKIVERITERFRPEKIILFGSYARGKQTADSDADLLIVMNVTGSKRMTAVEIDLLLVGIPIPTDIIVVTPEEVEIYQDCVGTIIREAIREGKVIYERAA